TGAATGATCTTGGCGGCGGTCAAGGCAGCGAGGATTTTGGCAGTGCGCTCAACATTTCCCTTGGCTTCGGCGTTCTTGCCTTCATCATTATCATGAATCGGTTTGCCAAAGGTTTCTTGCGTTCGATATCGGTACTTCTAGGTCTTATTCTAGGCACCTTGGTAGCCGCATTCTACGGTGGAGTGGATTTAACCCCGCTGCGCGAAGCCGGCTGGTTCCGTGCTCCGCAGCCTTTCTTTTTTGGTACGCCGGAGTTTAAGATCGTTCCGATCATGACAATGATTCTGGTGGCGATTGTCAGTGTTGCCGAATCGACAGGCGTATTTATGGCGCTTGGCAAAATCGTGGATCGTGACATTACCTCCAAGGATTTGTCCCGTGGTTACCGTGCGGAGGGTCTTGCGATTGTGGTAGGCGGTATTTTCAATTCGTTCCCTTATACGACATACTCTCAAAACGTGGGTCTGATTCAGATGAGCCGTGTGAAGACGCGTGACGTGATCGTTGTGGCAGGCGGCTTGCTGGTCTTGATCGGATTTGTTCCGAAGATTGCCGCCATGACACAGCTTGTACCAACATCCGTTCTGGGTGGAGCCATGGTAGCCCTGTTCGGCATGGTTGTATCTTCCGGTATTCGGATGTTAGGGGATCAAGTAGACCTTAACCGACACGAGAACCTTTTTATTATTGCATGTTCCGTCGGCATGGGCCTTGGTGTGACAACCGTACCGGGTCTGTTCGCGAGTCTGCCTGACAACCTGCGTATTCTTGCCGATAACGGCATTGTGGCGGGCAGCTTGACAGCGATTGTGCTGAACCTGATCTTCAATGGTTTGAGAAATACCAAGCCCACTTCCACAGAGCAAGGTGATTCAGCAGAAGGACACGCTGCGTAACAAATGTCTTTAAAAGCAGCCGGATGAACTCCGGCTGCTTTTTTGTCCGGTCCCGTTAGTTCGAACCCCAACAAAACGGCTACCTTCATAGAGTGAAGGTAGCCGTTTTTTACGTGAGGTACAAAATCTTTAGACTCGCTGCATTTGTTTCTCTGCAATATTGCCGATCCAGGGCAGCTTGAACCATTTTCCCTGAATGGCGTTGGCCATAAGCACCAGCCACATCAAGACGCCGACCAGCGCCAGGAGGGCGGAGGCCAGTAGGCCGATGATGGGCACCGCGCTCGACAGCAGGTGAGCGACGGCCAGGATGCCGAAGGCCAGCAAGGACTGCAGAGCATGGAATATGACGTAGCGGCTTCTTTTTTCTAATGATAGAAACAGAATTCCTCCGACCATCGGAAATAGATAGCACAGCGTAGCCGCCAGATTCTCGGGAAGTCCTGTGGACGATTTGAAAGGGGACATCTCATCAACTCCTTGTCTTAGACCGGTACTGGGGTAGGGCAAGCTTTATACCTTACCTTATGAGCCGATGGGACAAAGTATGATGGTTAAATCCCGAACTTATTTCATTTTTAATTGCAGCAGATACTTCACGAGAGCATCCTGCTGCTCTTGCGTGAAACCGCTGCTTTCGTCCACCCAATACTCATGCCCCTGACCGGTGACATGGGTGTCTCTCAGCCTTGAATCCTTGCGGTTCGCCTCGATGACCTGCAGTCTCAGCTTGCGGTCAATCAGGGCTTTCAGGCTGTTGTATGGGTCCGGGTGAATCCCTTTCATAAGCGTCTGCGAGACGCCGGTTTGTGTCAGCTCAGGCCCAACCGCTACGCCGCCGTCGTGCAAATACGGTGCGGACCAGCGAAGACCGATCAACCCTTTGACCTTATAACCGCCGCCCAACTGTTTATGGCCGAAGCCCAACTCGATCTGCTCGGGGGCGATATCATCCAGCGGGATTTTGGTTACCTTGGCATCCGGAGGGATCGGCACAGGCGTGTCGGGTGGATAGAACTCTGCTTCGCCAAAAGCGTTCTGCGTACGATGGAAAGCCTTGGCCCTAGCAGGCTCGGTACCAATTTCGGTCGCGCGCATAACGCGATTATTCGTAAAGAAGTCGCCAGCATGGCAAGTGATGCATTGTGCTTTTTTGAAGACTTCCGCTCCGAGGTTGATCGTTTTGGCATCCGAGATTTCCTTGGGATCCGTTTCAGGCGGACGGATGGTATTCTGATAGGCGGACATGGCATTAACCTGCTCCCCAGCCTTGAATCCCGGAGAGCTGACGTACAGCCCGTTCGGTGCGATGGCTGAAACCTTCGGGAAATTCGGAATCTTAATCACCTCATTCACGCCGGGGGTTCCAGGATTGGGATCCAGCCGGTTAAAGAATTCGGTTGGCTTCAGCCCGCTGCTCGGATCATAGCGAAATTTGCGATGGGCTGCATTTTGCAGAATGGTGCCCACATAAATCTCTTTATCGATCCCCCATAACGGTTCGCTAACCTCAGTTTGAC
Above is a window of Paenibacillus sp. FSL K6-1330 DNA encoding:
- a CDS encoding nucleobase:cation symporter-2 family protein yields the protein MEQQKQAVQEPIFDKNRSPGKTFSLGLQHVLAMYAGAIIVPLIVGGQLGLTTEQLTYLIAIDLLACGVATLLQVFGNKYLGIGLPVMLGCAFQAVGPMIIIGQKHGMSAIYGAIIASGLFVILFSGLFGKLIKVFPPVVTGSVVTIIGLTLIPVALNDLGGGQGSEDFGSALNISLGFGVLAFIIIMNRFAKGFLRSISVLLGLILGTLVAAFYGGVDLTPLREAGWFRAPQPFFFGTPEFKIVPIMTMILVAIVSVAESTGVFMALGKIVDRDITSKDLSRGYRAEGLAIVVGGIFNSFPYTTYSQNVGLIQMSRVKTRDVIVVAGGLLVLIGFVPKIAAMTQLVPTSVLGGAMVALFGMVVSSGIRMLGDQVDLNRHENLFIIACSVGMGLGVTTVPGLFASLPDNLRILADNGIVAGSLTAIVLNLIFNGLRNTKPTSTEQGDSAEGHAA